In Sphingomonas sp. G-3-2-10, a single window of DNA contains:
- a CDS encoding epoxyalkane--coenzyme M transferase, giving the protein MTQKFLTTHTGSLPRPEALMRMMFAQGEGVPVDADALDAAVDAAVAEMVAKQVAAGIDILGDGEMSKPSYATYIKDRLHGFGGEGGSYAFQDLDEYPGTRDKVFGDAGRSRRRAPACNGPISVKDMEAPRIDAERLVARAEGRQVFMSAASPGVTALFFPNDHYRDHEEYLFAIAEALRHEYETIAAAGITLQVDCPDLAMGRHVQYTDLELPEFRKRIGMHIAALNHALANIPAELLRMHLCWGNYPGPHHCDVPLADIIDLVWTAKPATILFEAANPRHAHEFTLFEEVGVPEGKILCPGLIEPQSTYIEHPELIAQRIGRYADLVGRERVIGGVDCGFSIHVGSGGLDPAVVWAKLAALAEGAAIATRRYW; this is encoded by the coding sequence ATGACGCAGAAATTCCTGACGACCCATACCGGCAGCCTGCCGCGCCCCGAGGCGCTGATGCGGATGATGTTCGCGCAGGGCGAAGGCGTTCCGGTCGATGCCGATGCGCTTGACGCAGCAGTCGATGCGGCCGTTGCGGAAATGGTGGCGAAGCAGGTTGCGGCGGGAATCGATATTCTGGGCGACGGCGAGATGTCGAAGCCAAGCTATGCCACCTATATCAAGGATCGCCTGCACGGCTTTGGCGGCGAAGGCGGCAGCTACGCGTTTCAGGATCTGGATGAATATCCGGGCACGCGCGACAAGGTTTTCGGCGATGCCGGGCGGTCGCGACGGCGCGCGCCGGCGTGCAACGGGCCGATCAGTGTCAAGGACATGGAAGCGCCGCGGATCGACGCCGAACGCCTTGTCGCCAGGGCGGAGGGGCGGCAGGTCTTCATGAGCGCGGCGTCGCCGGGCGTGACGGCCCTGTTCTTCCCGAACGACCATTATCGCGATCACGAGGAATATCTGTTCGCGATCGCGGAGGCGCTGCGCCACGAATATGAGACGATCGCGGCGGCGGGCATCACATTGCAGGTCGATTGCCCCGATCTGGCGATGGGGCGGCATGTTCAATATACCGACCTGGAGCTGCCGGAATTCCGCAAGCGCATCGGCATGCACATCGCGGCGCTGAACCATGCGCTGGCCAATATCCCGGCCGAGCTGCTGCGGATGCATCTGTGCTGGGGCAATTATCCCGGGCCGCATCATTGCGACGTGCCGCTGGCCGACATCATCGATCTGGTATGGACAGCCAAGCCGGCGACGATCCTGTTCGAAGCGGCGAACCCGCGCCACGCGCATGAGTTCACGCTGTTCGAGGAGGTCGGCGTGCCCGAGGGCAAAATCCTGTGCCCCGGGCTGATCGAGCCGCAATCGACCTATATCGAGCATCCCGAACTGATCGCGCAGCGCATCGGCCGCTATGCCGATCTGGTCGGTCGCGAGCGCGTGATCGGCGGCGTGGATTGTGGGTTCAGCATCCATGTCGGGAGCGGGGGGCTCGATCCCGCCGTCGTCTGGGCGAAGCTGGCCGCACTGGCGGAAGGCGCGGCGATCGCGACGCGCCGCTACTGGTGA
- a CDS encoding alpha/beta hydrolase yields MYCARVSEAATAAFGGTFSDVPVPGGAIRVETLGHGWPVLLLHGWTLDRRVWIPQALALADRYRIVALDRRGNGGSSAPPDMTRETDDILALADQLNLGRFAVVGMSQGARVAMRFAIDHPERVSALIVQGAPLSDLPGEAEDEPPVARMAALAGARKIAEMRELWRDHPLMQVSGDAAKWLDPIAADYAGRDLGARAALDVTQADCARISAPILAITGANEPASRHRVARALERIAGAERLDIPGCGHLCNLERPDIYNAALAAFIAAHDGSNSGTVR; encoded by the coding sequence ATGTACTGCGCCCGCGTATCCGAGGCAGCGACAGCGGCATTTGGCGGCACGTTTAGCGATGTTCCCGTGCCGGGCGGGGCGATACGCGTCGAGACGCTGGGGCACGGCTGGCCGGTCCTGCTGCTGCACGGCTGGACGCTGGACCGCCGCGTCTGGATACCGCAGGCTCTGGCACTCGCCGATCGATACCGGATCGTGGCGCTCGACCGGCGCGGCAATGGCGGCTCTTCCGCCCCACCCGACATGACGCGCGAGACGGATGACATTCTCGCGTTGGCGGACCAGCTGAACCTTGGCCGCTTTGCCGTGGTCGGCATGTCGCAGGGCGCGCGGGTGGCGATGCGGTTCGCGATCGATCATCCCGAACGGGTGAGTGCACTGATCGTGCAGGGCGCGCCGCTTTCCGATCTGCCGGGCGAGGCGGAGGATGAGCCGCCGGTCGCCCGGATGGCGGCGCTGGCCGGCGCGCGGAAGATCGCGGAGATGCGTGAGCTGTGGCGCGATCATCCGCTGATGCAGGTGAGCGGGGACGCGGCGAAGTGGCTCGATCCGATCGCCGCCGACTATGCCGGACGGGATCTGGGCGCGCGGGCCGCGCTCGATGTGACGCAGGCCGATTGCGCGCGGATTTCCGCGCCGATACTCGCGATCACCGGCGCGAACGAACCGGCGAGCCGCCACCGGGTCGCTCGGGCGCTGGAGCGCATTGCGGGGGCCGAGCGGCTCGACATTCCGGGCTGCGGCCATCTGTGCAATCTCGAGCGGCCGGACATCTATAACGCAGCGCTTGCCGCCTTTATCGCGGCGCATGACGGGTCAAATTCGGGGACGGTGAGATGA
- a CDS encoding TonB-dependent receptor has protein sequence MKTARILLAATMLSPIAPAMAQTATQDEPGTQAEPAEAPGEILVTGSRIRRQDIAGVGPATVVSSEQIENTGIVNVETLLQRLPANAGFAGNQSSAYWTGNGYGTAQVNLRGLGIKRTLVLLNNRRLVAGGTGANSSPDLNMIPVVALARAEVLKDGASAIYGADAMAGVVNLVTRTDVNGFAFSARSGITERGDGGDYSIDGMWGMRGDRGGILIAATYQKTEPVNMASRAPCSLSETTPGKLACVNSASTIGGRAVLPNGQQINFNQVVGGNGNFYEPYSAAKHNFNSNPFLNAVNPIERISTGVFADYDLGPVELFGEALYTHRRSDQIATPGTLRNLSISAANPTNPTGQNIVLVQRRLAEPGPRQFFQRTDTWQGTLGLRGKLGNGWAWEVAGAYGRNTAVDGSTNVANLQRVGYSLDTSRCSFTPGAAIPCADYLGFGDLTPAVLDYILVTTRDRGGNALLSLTADMNGDLFRLPAGSVSFAAGVSYRREKGWRNPDPLTVAGIANTNQQSPISGTTTAKEAYAELSVPLLSGTPFFQSLTIDGAIRYSDYDLFGSDWNYKISADWTIVEGVRVRGTYGTGFRVPNVPELFGGVSEGNLTTTDPCSRYSTSGNATLIANCQASGVPAGYVQLGTTILTTVGGNQNLQPESSTSWTVGTVLQPRGILPGLTLTADWFDIDITGAIRAIPGSTKLGICYASSGLSHPFCGDFRRSALTGEVTYLSAQPINTGREEMSGLDLGLVYSHRIGQLQLTADLNVTYLDRYVIQPFPGGAPIIFDGHIGGGNGGYPKWRGYGVLTAKRDAIGFTWSTQWIGTATDFNAAPTAIGYRTPDTFYHNVQLAFDVDGRTRFSLGIDNLFDTAAPYIPSFTDGNTDTMTYDLMRRRFYASFRTAF, from the coding sequence CTGCTTCAGCGCCTCCCTGCCAATGCCGGGTTCGCCGGCAACCAGAGCTCTGCCTATTGGACCGGCAACGGCTATGGCACCGCGCAGGTCAATCTGCGCGGCCTCGGCATCAAGCGCACGCTCGTGCTGCTCAACAATCGCCGCCTCGTGGCCGGCGGCACCGGCGCCAATTCCTCGCCCGATCTGAACATGATCCCCGTGGTCGCGCTCGCTCGCGCCGAAGTGCTCAAGGACGGCGCCTCGGCCATCTACGGCGCGGACGCGATGGCGGGCGTGGTCAATCTGGTGACGCGAACCGATGTGAACGGCTTCGCGTTCAGCGCGCGCAGCGGGATCACCGAACGCGGCGACGGCGGCGACTATTCGATCGACGGCATGTGGGGAATGCGCGGCGACCGCGGCGGCATCCTGATCGCGGCGACCTATCAGAAGACCGAGCCCGTCAACATGGCCTCACGCGCGCCCTGCTCGCTGTCCGAGACCACGCCGGGCAAGCTCGCCTGCGTCAACAGCGCCTCGACGATCGGCGGCCGCGCCGTGCTGCCCAATGGCCAGCAGATCAACTTCAACCAGGTGGTCGGCGGCAACGGCAATTTCTACGAGCCGTACAGCGCGGCCAAGCACAACTTCAATTCGAATCCCTTCCTCAATGCGGTCAACCCGATCGAGCGCATCAGCACCGGCGTGTTCGCGGACTATGATCTGGGTCCGGTCGAGCTGTTCGGCGAAGCGCTGTACACGCATCGCCGGTCCGATCAGATCGCGACGCCGGGCACATTGCGCAATCTCTCCATCTCCGCCGCCAATCCCACCAACCCGACCGGACAGAATATCGTGCTGGTCCAGCGCCGCCTCGCCGAACCCGGCCCGCGCCAGTTCTTCCAGCGCACCGATACCTGGCAGGGCACGCTCGGCCTGCGCGGCAAGCTGGGCAACGGATGGGCGTGGGAAGTGGCCGGCGCCTATGGCCGCAACACCGCCGTGGACGGTTCGACCAACGTCGCCAATCTCCAGCGCGTGGGATACAGCCTCGACACCAGCCGGTGCAGCTTCACTCCCGGCGCGGCCATTCCCTGCGCCGACTATCTCGGCTTCGGCGATCTGACGCCCGCCGTGCTCGACTATATCCTCGTCACCACCCGCGATCGTGGCGGCAACGCGCTGCTCTCGCTGACCGCAGATATGAACGGCGACCTGTTCCGGCTTCCCGCCGGTTCGGTGTCCTTCGCCGCCGGCGTCTCGTACCGGCGCGAAAAGGGATGGCGCAATCCCGATCCCCTGACGGTCGCGGGCATCGCCAACACCAACCAGCAGTCGCCGATCTCGGGCACCACCACGGCGAAGGAAGCCTATGCCGAGCTGTCGGTTCCGCTGCTGTCGGGCACGCCCTTCTTCCAGTCGCTCACCATCGACGGCGCGATCCGCTATTCGGACTATGACCTGTTCGGCAGCGACTGGAACTACAAGATCAGCGCCGACTGGACGATCGTCGAGGGCGTTCGCGTCCGCGGCACCTATGGCACCGGCTTCCGCGTGCCAAACGTCCCCGAACTGTTCGGCGGCGTGTCCGAAGGCAATCTGACGACCACCGATCCGTGCAGCCGCTATTCGACCAGCGGCAACGCGACGCTGATCGCCAATTGCCAGGCCTCGGGCGTCCCGGCGGGCTATGTCCAGCTTGGCACGACGATCCTCACCACGGTGGGCGGCAACCAGAACCTCCAGCCCGAATCCTCGACCAGCTGGACCGTCGGCACCGTGCTGCAGCCGCGCGGGATCCTGCCCGGCCTGACGCTGACCGCCGACTGGTTCGATATCGACATCACCGGCGCGATCCGCGCGATCCCGGGATCGACCAAGCTCGGCATCTGCTATGCCAGCAGCGGCCTGTCGCATCCCTTCTGCGGCGATTTCCGCCGCAGCGCGCTGACCGGCGAAGTCACCTATCTCTCCGCCCAGCCGATCAACACCGGCCGCGAAGAGATGAGCGGGCTCGATCTCGGCCTGGTCTATAGCCATCGCATCGGCCAGCTTCAGCTGACCGCCGATCTCAACGTCACCTATCTCGATCGCTATGTGATCCAGCCCTTCCCGGGCGGCGCGCCGATCATCTTCGACGGCCATATCGGCGGCGGCAATGGCGGCTATCCCAAGTGGCGCGGCTATGGCGTGCTGACCGCGAAGCGCGACGCGATCGGCTTCACCTGGTCGACCCAGTGGATCGGCACCGCCACCGATTTCAACGCCGCGCCCACCGCGATCGGCTATCGCACGCCGGACACTTTCTATCACAATGTCCAGCTGGCGTTCGATGTGGATGGCAGGACGCGCTTCTCGCTCGGCATCGACAATCTGTTCGATACGGCGGCGCCTTATATTCCGAGCTTCACCGACGGCAATACCGATACCATGACCTATGATCTGATGCGCCGCCGCTTCTACGCCAGCTTCCGGACGGCGTTCTGA
- the hutC gene encoding histidine utilization repressor, which produces MTAQEADAEAGQGLPRYVEIKRHIVSALRSGHLGPGDRVPSEAEIVEQFGVSRMTANRALRELSSAGIIVRRAGAGSYIAEPKPIGHMIEIRNIADEIRVRGHSYRPRVLCNETLRADPDFAELLGVRAGTRIFHSMIVHHEAEFPIQLEKRLVLAAAAPDYGAIDFHTVTPNEYLTRVAPLDRVEHRVAATMPDPETQALLGMSANVPVLVMTRRTWSRGQLVSHAWLTHPADRYELTATFAVDAG; this is translated from the coding sequence TTGACGGCGCAGGAAGCGGACGCGGAGGCCGGGCAGGGCCTGCCTCGCTATGTCGAGATCAAGCGCCATATCGTTTCCGCCCTGCGGTCCGGGCATCTCGGGCCGGGCGACCGGGTGCCGTCCGAAGCCGAGATCGTGGAGCAGTTCGGCGTGTCGCGGATGACCGCGAACCGGGCGCTGCGCGAGCTGAGCAGCGCGGGGATCATCGTGCGGCGCGCGGGGGCCGGTTCGTACATCGCCGAGCCGAAGCCGATCGGCCACATGATCGAGATCCGCAACATCGCCGACGAAATCCGCGTGCGGGGCCACAGCTATCGTCCGCGCGTCCTGTGCAACGAAACGCTGCGGGCCGACCCCGATTTCGCCGAATTGCTGGGCGTGCGCGCGGGAACGCGGATTTTCCACAGCATGATCGTGCATCACGAGGCGGAGTTTCCGATCCAGCTCGAGAAGCGGCTGGTGCTCGCCGCTGCGGCGCCCGATTATGGCGCCATCGATTTCCACACGGTCACGCCGAACGAGTATCTGACGCGCGTGGCGCCGCTCGATCGCGTCGAGCATCGCGTTGCCGCGACGATGCCCGATCCGGAGACGCAGGCGCTGCTGGGCATGAGCGCCAACGTGCCGGTGCTGGTGATGACCCGCCGGACCTGGAGCCGCGGGCAACTGGTGTCGCACGCGTGGCTGACCCATCCGGCGGACCGGTACGAACTGACGGCGACCTTCGCGGTGGACGCCGGCTAG
- a CDS encoding PepSY domain-containing protein, translating into MAKIRWPLFVRRTHKWLALFVGIQVVLWTATGFYMVVVHIDTIHGDHLVRPVAPAPLPLAGAVAPARIAAQTPGLTELRLQQRLGRRIWRAQGKDGVLAFDATTGALLPALTADEARRIARTQYAGSGEIVGTTLLTTREQEMGSRPPPYWQVEFAGWNRPTLYISPATGELLAKRHLLWRAFDVAWMLHIMDYKTRTDVNNPLLRVATWSALAMGLSGAWLLFWSFPRRKRKAR; encoded by the coding sequence ATGGCGAAGATCCGCTGGCCGCTGTTCGTCCGCCGCACGCACAAATGGCTGGCGCTCTTCGTCGGCATCCAGGTCGTGCTGTGGACCGCCACCGGCTTCTACATGGTGGTCGTCCATATCGATACGATCCACGGCGATCATCTCGTGCGGCCGGTCGCGCCGGCGCCGTTACCCTTGGCCGGTGCGGTCGCGCCGGCCAGGATCGCGGCCCAGACGCCGGGGCTGACCGAGTTGCGGCTGCAACAGCGGCTCGGCCGCCGGATCTGGCGCGCGCAGGGCAAGGACGGCGTCCTCGCCTTCGACGCCACGACCGGCGCGCTCCTGCCCGCACTTACCGCCGATGAAGCGCGGCGGATCGCCCGCACCCAATATGCGGGCAGCGGCGAGATTGTCGGCACCACCCTGCTGACCACGCGCGAACAGGAAATGGGGTCGCGGCCCCCGCCCTATTGGCAGGTCGAGTTCGCGGGATGGAACCGGCCGACGCTCTATATCTCGCCCGCCACCGGCGAGCTGCTCGCCAAGCGGCACCTGCTGTGGCGCGCGTTCGACGTCGCCTGGATGCTCCACATCATGGATTACAAGACGCGCACCGACGTCAACAATCCGCTGCTGCGCGTGGCGACATGGTCGGCGCTGGCGATGGGCCTATCCGGCGCATGGCTGCTCTTCTGGTCCTTCCCCCGCCGCAAACGAAAGGCGCGCTGA
- a CDS encoding PepSY domain-containing protein has protein sequence MRIRLSPLLFRRIHKWVGLILGLQFLLWALSGAMMAALDSDAVGGHDGAAPHVMPLQTEGLIDPTRLATGGTAEALAVRDLAGRPVYEIRDAAGTRLFDATTGDRIEIDQGLATEIAAHGIVARVLKTTRLANANLEARDHTGPMWRVDFDDAEHSSAYVSATTGRHLVTRGDTWRTWDFFWMLHNMDYVGRASFNHPLIIFVAFGTLWLSGTGFYLLFKSFRAADFRWLRRRKRGEPA, from the coding sequence ATGCGCATCCGTCTCTCGCCGCTCCTGTTCCGGCGGATCCACAAATGGGTGGGCCTGATCCTCGGCCTGCAATTCCTCCTCTGGGCGCTCAGCGGCGCGATGATGGCCGCGCTCGATTCCGACGCCGTGGGCGGTCATGACGGGGCCGCGCCCCATGTCATGCCGCTCCAGACCGAAGGGCTGATCGATCCCACGCGGCTGGCAACGGGCGGCACGGCCGAGGCGCTGGCGGTGCGCGATCTTGCCGGGCGGCCGGTCTATGAGATCCGCGACGCCGCCGGGACCCGCCTGTTCGACGCGACCACCGGCGACCGGATCGAGATCGATCAGGGCCTCGCGACCGAAATCGCCGCGCACGGGATCGTCGCGCGCGTCCTGAAGACCACCCGGCTCGCCAACGCCAATCTCGAAGCCCGCGATCATACCGGCCCGATGTGGCGCGTGGATTTCGACGATGCCGAACATAGCAGCGCCTATGTCTCGGCCACGACCGGGCGCCATCTCGTGACCCGCGGCGACACGTGGCGCACCTGGGACTTTTTCTGGATGCTCCACAACATGGATTATGTCGGGCGCGCCAGCTTCAATCACCCGCTGATCATCTTCGTCGCCTTCGGCACGCTCTGGCTGTCGGGAACGGGCTTCTACCTGCTGTTCAAGAGCTTCAGGGCGGCGGACTTCCGCTGGCTGCGCCGCCGCAAGCGGGGCGAGCCCGCCTAG
- the wrbA gene encoding NAD(P)H:quinone oxidoreductase produces the protein MPRVLILYYSSYGHIETLAQAIAQGVAEVPGAEAVVKRVPELVPEEVCKASGIKTDQAAPFADPNELGDYDAIIVGTPTRFGNMAAQMRNFLDQTGGLWMRGALVGKVGSAFTSTASQHGGQETTLISTQVTLMHHGMVIVGLPYSWPGNAQMKEISGGTPYGISTIADADGSRQPSENELEGARFQGRHVAQIAAKLAA, from the coding sequence ATGCCACGCGTCCTGATCCTCTATTATTCCAGCTACGGGCATATCGAGACGCTGGCGCAGGCGATCGCGCAGGGCGTAGCAGAGGTTCCGGGCGCGGAAGCGGTGGTGAAGCGCGTGCCCGAACTGGTGCCAGAGGAAGTGTGCAAGGCATCGGGCATCAAGACCGATCAGGCTGCACCCTTTGCCGATCCAAACGAGCTTGGCGATTATGACGCGATCATCGTCGGCACGCCGACGCGGTTCGGCAACATGGCGGCGCAGATGCGCAATTTCCTCGACCAGACCGGCGGGCTGTGGATGCGCGGCGCGCTGGTCGGCAAGGTGGGCAGCGCCTTCACTTCGACCGCGAGCCAGCATGGCGGGCAGGAGACCACGCTGATTTCGACTCAGGTGACGCTGATGCATCACGGCATGGTGATCGTCGGGCTGCCCTATAGCTGGCCGGGCAATGCGCAGATGAAGGAGATCAGCGGCGGGACGCCCTATGGAATCTCGACCATCGCCGATGCAGACGGGTCGCGGCAGCCCAGCGAGAATGAGCTGGAGGGCGCGCGCTTCCAGGGACGGCACGTCGCACAGATCGCGGCGAAGCTGGCCGCCTGA